In one window of bacterium DNA:
- the mgtA gene encoding magnesium-translocating P-type ATPase, with protein MPTDNNRSVINLPKGVSGLSRREAKERLATYGPNEIIQGVKLSLVANFFLKFKNPLIIILIIAALISGFLGNRIDPFIIIAMVILSVTIDFFNTYKSQKAAEALRDRVKITGTVVREGTIEEIPLSLIVPGDVVILSPGDVIPADGVVLQSKDFFLNESSLTGESFPAEKDIHSPIFMGSSVVTGSGLMTVLTTGKKTKFGSIAETLMRKEEPTEFDRGIKDFSVLIMKMIFILVIFVFFVNAFTKNQLLDSFLFAIALAVGLTPELLPMIIALNLSRGSLVMSKRGVIVKKLSAIQSFGSMDILCTDKTGTLTEDRIVLIKCVDGFGVESEKVFLYSYVNSFYQSGFLNPLDSAVVEFRKLHTKEYKKVDETPFDYIRKRNTVVVDGPEGRLLITKGAPEELLRECSFYADDSTPFSDDISKRVYGQYQDLSKEGFRVLAVGIKKIHEKREVYGKNEEHNMVFAGFIAFLDPAKKTVAETLKKLEEYGIEIKIITGDNDLVSQKIARDINLLVKGVLTGNEIEILTDDALRIRAEETTIFARVSPDQKTRIIRLLQKNKHVVGYMGDGINDAPALKAADVGISVNNAVDVAKESADIILIHKSLNDLVEGVIEGRKTFSNTMKYLMMTLSSNFGNMFSMAGASLFIPFLPMLPTQILLNNFIYDSSQLALSVDNVDHAEIKKPHKLDIGFIKKFMMVFGPLSSVFDVVTFLVLLLVFNFVESDFQTGWFIESLATQTLVIYMIRSRFSFFKSKPSIALVISTIVAVGVGWGIAQSSLGTIFNFKPLALLPLIAIGAIVTAYLAAVYFAKKWFYNKLLKDY; from the coding sequence ATGCCCACAGACAATAATCGCTCGGTCATCAATCTTCCCAAAGGAGTCTCGGGACTTTCCCGTCGCGAGGCGAAAGAGCGCCTAGCAACATACGGTCCAAATGAGATTATTCAAGGTGTCAAGCTCTCTCTTGTTGCAAATTTCTTTTTGAAATTTAAAAATCCTCTCATCATCATCCTCATTATTGCCGCGCTCATCTCCGGCTTTTTGGGTAATCGTATCGACCCGTTCATTATTATTGCGATGGTGATATTAAGTGTCACGATCGATTTTTTTAATACTTATAAATCGCAAAAAGCAGCAGAAGCTCTTCGAGATCGTGTAAAAATTACGGGAACGGTGGTTCGCGAGGGAACCATCGAGGAAATTCCACTCTCGCTTATTGTTCCCGGTGATGTGGTCATACTTTCGCCCGGCGATGTTATTCCCGCCGATGGCGTCGTGTTGCAGTCAAAGGACTTTTTCTTGAATGAATCGTCACTTACAGGTGAGTCATTTCCCGCCGAAAAAGATATTCATTCTCCCATTTTTATGGGGAGCAGTGTTGTGACGGGGTCCGGACTCATGACGGTCCTTACAACAGGGAAAAAAACAAAATTCGGATCTATCGCCGAAACGCTTATGCGCAAAGAAGAACCGACTGAATTCGACCGAGGAATCAAGGATTTCAGCGTGCTCATTATGAAGATGATTTTTATTCTGGTTATCTTTGTGTTTTTCGTCAATGCGTTTACCAAGAATCAATTACTTGATTCATTTCTTTTTGCTATTGCTCTTGCAGTAGGCCTTACTCCAGAGCTTTTACCGATGATTATTGCGCTCAATCTTTCTCGCGGATCACTTGTCATGTCAAAACGGGGCGTCATCGTGAAAAAGCTTAGTGCGATACAAAGTTTCGGAAGTATGGATATTTTGTGCACCGATAAAACGGGGACACTTACCGAAGATCGCATCGTGTTGATTAAGTGTGTAGATGGTTTTGGGGTAGAATCTGAAAAAGTGTTTCTTTATTCATATGTGAATAGTTTTTATCAGAGCGGGTTTTTAAATCCGCTCGATTCGGCAGTTGTTGAATTCAGAAAGCTTCATACGAAAGAGTACAAAAAAGTTGATGAAACACCTTTTGATTATATTCGAAAACGTAACACCGTGGTTGTGGATGGTCCAGAGGGGAGACTTCTCATTACTAAGGGAGCTCCAGAAGAACTTTTACGAGAATGTAGTTTTTATGCCGATGATAGCACACCATTTTCGGATGACATATCAAAACGCGTTTATGGTCAATATCAAGACTTAAGTAAGGAGGGGTTTCGTGTTCTCGCGGTCGGTATCAAGAAAATTCATGAGAAAAGAGAGGTGTATGGAAAGAATGAAGAGCACAACATGGTGTTTGCGGGCTTCATTGCTTTTCTTGATCCCGCAAAAAAGACTGTTGCAGAAACACTCAAAAAATTAGAAGAGTATGGGATTGAAATTAAGATTATCACAGGTGATAACGACCTAGTGAGTCAAAAAATTGCCCGTGATATTAATTTGCTCGTCAAAGGGGTTCTTACGGGAAACGAAATTGAAATTTTAACTGATGATGCATTAAGAATTCGAGCCGAAGAAACAACGATTTTTGCACGCGTGTCACCGGACCAGAAAACAAGGATTATCAGGCTTCTTCAGAAAAATAAACACGTGGTTGGATATATGGGTGATGGAATTAATGATGCGCCGGCTCTTAAGGCGGCAGATGTCGGCATCTCGGTCAACAATGCTGTTGACGTTGCAAAAGAATCAGCAGATATTATTTTGATTCACAAAAGCCTTAACGATCTTGTTGAGGGTGTGATAGAAGGGAGAAAAACTTTTTCTAATACTATGAAATATCTTATGATGACGCTATCGTCCAATTTCGGCAATATGTTTTCAATGGCAGGTGCGTCGCTTTTTATTCCATTTCTACCAATGCTCCCGACACAAATCTTACTCAACAATTTTATTTACGACAGCTCTCAACTTGCTCTTTCTGTCGATAACGTTGACCACGCTGAAATAAAAAAACCCCACAAACTTGATATCGGGTTCATTAAGAAGTTCATGATGGTCTTCGGCCCATTAAGTTCTGTCTTCGATGTTGTAACATTTCTGGTACTATTGCTTGTGTTTAACTTTGTTGAAAGTGATTTTCAAACGGGGTGGTTTATTGAATCTCTTGCTACACAAACACTGGTAATCTATATGATTCGTTCGCGATTCTCGTTCTTCAAAAGCAAGCCGAGTATCGCATTAGTGATAAGCACTATCGTAGCCGTCGGTGTTGGGTGGGGGATCGCGCAGAGTTCGCTCGGAACAATATTCAATTTTAAACCACTCGCACTTCTTCCGCTCATCGCGATTGGCGCCATTGTCACCGCATATCTTGCGGCAGTGTATTTTGCAAAGAAGTGGTTTTACAACAAGCTTTTGAAAGATTACTAA
- a CDS encoding trypsin-like peptidase domain-containing protein — MKNFNPSSIRTVVMLLVIAGIALSYQTYLSVKESSAERDKLFNTKITALQKQISSLQNEITKITGENSRVALSLSEIENRQQVREKSQDELLTGAVSQISPSVVSIVISKDVPKLEVTYQNPFGDDPFFGNFKFQIPVYQQKGVEHKKVGAGTGFIVTKDGYIITNKHVVADTVADYTVLLSTGTQKKAMISYRDPVSDIAILKIEGNNYSTVTLGDSSTLKLGQTVVAIGNALGEYNNSISVGIISGLNREIEATDSNGKVQKLTGIIQTDAAINPGNSGGPLIDIDGKVVGINVATVMGSSNISFAIPVNVVRAVTSKIPRLR; from the coding sequence ATGAAAAATTTTAACCCATCATCAATACGCACCGTTGTAATGTTGTTGGTAATCGCGGGAATCGCGCTTTCCTACCAAACGTATTTAAGTGTGAAAGAATCATCCGCTGAGCGTGATAAATTATTCAACACAAAAATCACCGCGTTGCAAAAACAGATTTCTTCGCTTCAAAACGAGATCACCAAAATAACCGGGGAAAATTCACGCGTTGCACTATCACTCAGTGAAATAGAAAATCGACAACAAGTCCGTGAAAAATCTCAAGACGAGCTCCTTACTGGCGCGGTTTCCCAAATATCACCCTCCGTGGTTTCAATCGTAATTTCAAAAGATGTTCCCAAACTTGAAGTGACCTATCAAAATCCTTTCGGCGACGATCCATTTTTCGGTAATTTCAAATTCCAAATTCCCGTGTATCAACAGAAGGGGGTTGAGCATAAAAAAGTTGGTGCAGGAACAGGATTTATTGTAACTAAGGATGGATACATTATTACCAATAAACATGTCGTCGCAGATACTGTTGCAGACTATACTGTACTCCTTTCAACAGGAACACAAAAAAAAGCGATGATTTCGTATCGAGACCCCGTGAGTGACATCGCGATTCTCAAAATAGAAGGAAATAACTACTCAACCGTAACACTTGGTGATTCTTCCACGCTTAAATTGGGCCAAACGGTTGTGGCGATTGGAAATGCGCTTGGTGAATACAATAATTCAATTTCCGTCGGCATCATTTCAGGACTTAATCGTGAAATAGAAGCGACTGACAGCAATGGAAAAGTGCAAAAACTTACTGGTATTATTCAAACTGATGCCGCAATCAATCCAGGCAATTCAGGCGGTCCGCTCATCGACATAGACGGCAAAGTGGTGGGTATCAATGTCGCCACGGTCATGGGTTCAAGCAACATCAGCTTTGCAATCCCGGTAAATGTCGTTAGGGCAGTTACAAGTAAAATTCCCCGCCTGCGTTGA
- the typA gene encoding translational GTPase TypA, which yields MEIRNIAIIAHVDHGKTTLTDAIMRQTGMFTEGMSMDVNALEQERGITIYAKNTATFYKGTKINIVDTPGHADFGSEVERVLRSIDSVLLVVDAQEGPMPQTRFVLKKSLELGLKPIVVINKIDKPAADVGRTHDQVLELFIDLGANHDQLDFPVIYAIGRSGIAKKNLADESKDLTPLLDMILEKVPAAPSQTDLPLRAQPFNLAYDNFLGRLAIVRMYEGVIRAGDTVYVKNFNNPNETPKSGKITKLFTFRGVAREEATEACAGDIAMIAGIPGIFIGDTICANGDQEALPAIKIDEPTIALNFFVNSSPFAGREGKFVTSRQIRERLEKELEVNVGLHVDFGANDTFKVYGRGELHIAILLENMRREGHELQVSQPQVIIKEENGKKLEPFEEITIDIPAEFQGTVIEKMGKRAAQLQDMKHHGNTARLIFEGPTRGLLGYRGQFVIDTKGEGIMASRVIGFKPHVGEIEKRAVGSMMSMATGKATGYSLWNLQDRGTLYIDPNTEVYEGMVIGNTSKGEEMVVNPIKGKQLSNVRSSGTDDAIELVPPYILSLERGLETMSEDEYLEITPKNVRLRKQYLTETERSRARR from the coding sequence ATGGAGATTAGGAATATAGCTATTATTGCTCACGTTGACCACGGGAAGACCACGCTCACAGACGCTATCATGCGGCAGACGGGAATGTTTACCGAAGGGATGAGTATGGATGTAAACGCGCTTGAACAAGAGCGCGGCATTACGATATACGCTAAAAATACCGCAACATTTTATAAGGGCACAAAAATCAATATTGTGGACACTCCCGGCCACGCCGATTTCGGTTCTGAAGTGGAGCGCGTGCTCCGTTCGATCGATTCCGTACTTCTTGTTGTTGACGCGCAGGAAGGGCCAATGCCCCAGACACGCTTTGTGCTTAAAAAATCCCTTGAATTGGGGCTCAAGCCGATTGTGGTGATAAATAAGATTGATAAACCTGCGGCTGATGTAGGGCGCACACATGACCAAGTACTTGAGCTATTCATCGATCTTGGCGCAAACCATGACCAGCTTGATTTTCCTGTTATATACGCGATTGGCCGCTCGGGGATTGCAAAGAAAAATCTCGCTGATGAATCAAAAGACCTCACCCCGCTTCTCGACATGATCCTTGAAAAAGTTCCCGCCGCGCCTTCGCAAACAGATCTCCCTTTGCGAGCACAGCCGTTTAATCTTGCATACGACAATTTTCTCGGACGTCTTGCTATTGTCCGCATGTATGAAGGGGTGATTCGTGCTGGAGATACAGTGTATGTGAAAAATTTTAATAATCCCAACGAAACACCCAAGAGTGGAAAAATTACAAAACTCTTTACGTTCCGTGGTGTTGCAAGGGAAGAGGCGACAGAAGCATGCGCTGGAGACATTGCGATGATTGCGGGTATCCCCGGTATTTTTATTGGTGATACTATTTGTGCGAACGGCGATCAAGAAGCGCTTCCCGCAATCAAAATCGACGAGCCGACCATCGCGCTTAATTTTTTTGTGAATAGCTCTCCGTTTGCGGGACGCGAAGGAAAATTTGTGACGTCTCGACAAATCCGTGAACGTCTCGAGAAGGAGCTTGAGGTAAACGTCGGACTTCATGTAGACTTTGGTGCAAACGACACATTCAAGGTATACGGACGAGGAGAGCTTCATATTGCTATCTTACTTGAAAACATGCGTCGCGAAGGACATGAACTTCAAGTATCACAACCGCAAGTAATTATTAAGGAGGAAAACGGAAAGAAGCTCGAACCTTTCGAGGAAATTACTATTGATATTCCTGCAGAATTTCAGGGTACGGTAATTGAAAAAATGGGAAAGCGCGCTGCGCAACTTCAAGACATGAAACACCATGGCAACACCGCGCGTCTTATTTTCGAAGGTCCTACGAGAGGACTCTTGGGATATCGCGGGCAATTCGTGATCGATACAAAGGGCGAGGGCATTATGGCAAGCCGTGTCATTGGATTTAAGCCGCACGTGGGAGAGATCGAGAAACGTGCGGTGGGGTCAATGATGTCTATGGCAACAGGGAAGGCGACCGGTTACTCGCTATGGAACCTTCAGGATCGTGGTACGCTGTATATTGACCCCAACACGGAAGTATATGAAGGGATGGTTATCGGCAATACCTCAAAGGGCGAGGAAATGGTAGTAAATCCAATTAAGGGAAAACAGCTTTCCAATGTTCGCTCATCGGGGACTGATGATGCAATCGAGCTCGTACCCCCATACATCCTATCTCTTGAACGTGGACTTGAAACGATGTCGGAAGATGAATACCTTGAAATTACTCCAAAAAACGTTCGTCTTCGCAAACAATATCTTACCGAGACAGAACGTTCACGGGCTCGTAGGTAA
- a CDS encoding DEAD/DEAH box helicase, producing MYKKSFGSSGPKKSYGGGKSGGGNFKRGSSFGRSNVGGSRGGRGFSRGSGSGGGRRFTGQRIDVSRFISKATVTEEVKDYSPEHSFATFKIHEKLKANILNKGYVLPTPIQDKAIPHILEGKDIVGVANTGTGKTAAFLIPFINKILHSTNEQILIVAPTRELATQINDEFIGFARGLGLFSVVCIGGANIHQQMSNLRRKYSIVIGTPGRLKDLIERRALTLNKVSNVVLDEADRMLDMGFINDMKYLLSKVAPERQTLLFSATISHEIEGIIRTFLRNPIKISVKTGDTASNVEQDIIRVKQGEKKNDILRNLLTQKDFSKVLIFGRTKHGVEKLSRTLAELGFKAVSIHGDKTHGNRARALKQFKDNQVQILVATDVAARGLDIPDVTHVINYDIPGTYEDYVHRIGRTGRANKKGFALTFVE from the coding sequence ATGTATAAAAAATCATTTGGATCAAGTGGTCCTAAAAAATCATACGGAGGAGGAAAAAGCGGAGGAGGAAATTTCAAAAGAGGTTCTTCTTTTGGGCGTAGTAACGTGGGTGGGTCCCGTGGTGGACGAGGGTTCTCTCGCGGCAGTGGCAGCGGCGGAGGCAGAAGATTCACGGGACAAAGGATTGATGTGTCGCGCTTCATCAGCAAGGCGACCGTGACAGAAGAAGTGAAAGATTATAGTCCAGAGCATTCGTTTGCAACGTTTAAAATTCACGAAAAACTTAAAGCAAATATCCTCAATAAGGGATATGTTTTGCCGACACCGATTCAAGACAAAGCTATCCCGCACATTCTTGAGGGGAAAGATATCGTTGGCGTTGCAAACACGGGCACAGGAAAAACTGCGGCGTTCCTCATTCCCTTCATCAACAAGATTCTCCATAGCACCAACGAGCAGATTTTGATCGTCGCTCCCACGCGAGAACTTGCAACGCAGATCAACGATGAATTTATCGGATTCGCACGGGGGCTTGGTTTGTTTTCTGTGGTGTGTATTGGCGGAGCCAATATCCACCAACAAATGAGCAATTTGCGCCGCAAGTATAGTATTGTTATCGGAACACCGGGACGGCTTAAGGATTTGATAGAACGAAGAGCACTGACGTTAAATAAGGTTTCAAATGTTGTTTTAGATGAAGCCGATCGCATGCTTGATATGGGTTTTATCAACGACATGAAGTATCTTCTTTCAAAAGTTGCCCCGGAACGACAAACACTTCTTTTCTCCGCAACGATTTCACATGAGATCGAAGGGATCATCAGAACTTTTCTCCGTAATCCGATCAAAATATCAGTGAAGACCGGAGACACGGCTTCAAACGTGGAACAAGATATTATTCGCGTGAAGCAAGGGGAGAAGAAGAATGATATTCTTCGCAACTTGCTTACTCAAAAAGATTTCAGCAAAGTGCTTATTTTTGGCAGAACGAAACATGGGGTTGAAAAACTTTCCCGCACTCTTGCCGAACTAGGGTTTAAAGCAGTTTCAATTCATGGCGATAAAACACACGGGAATCGCGCACGCGCACTCAAGCAATTTAAGGACAATCAAGTGCAGATTTTGGTTGCAACCGATGTTGCCGCACGCGGACTTGATATTCCTGATGTGACCCATGTCATAAACTACGATATTCCCGGAACCTATGAAGACTATGTTCACCGCATCGGCCGCACCGGCAGAGCAAACAAAAAAGGCTTTGCGCTGACGTTCGTTGAGTAA
- a CDS encoding peptidoglycan-binding domain-containing protein, with product MMRSLKFSIFAVGLFVFFTIAHTTSAATPVVSSFTASATLVNSHQAIFFSWNIQEGIGYSFVIPCVQGMKFKKSGIDALPCDTKISSINATSDTIAVTVANVSGGTRSFTARIIPKDISGNDYDAGKQDITVSVAQLPDPILSFITPVTTTTSGVPTTLSWSSQDIDGINLMLECNSNIRTSSPSYPALGFMSCGTPIFTSDLPASGSVPFQFFNNTPYSIPYTVRILPSIAPGIYDGTHSQSVTFDIGSDTIPDPTTNLFTASAIIANSGEAITFSWGTSKSDGANIQIGCGAQLTAQVIASGATSTLPCNIPAFGIPLAATSTASIMFTNKSFTTEPVTIYLFPLRKGGGYDATRGKQITLMIRTPQVVQETTITPQTQTVTENVTSQTPSTSTSGKKYKFTKPLSRGSRGTEVIALQEFLARLSDIYPNGQATGYYGALTEQAIKRFQVKYSVASSGVVGYGLVGPKTRAKLNSLQ from the coding sequence ATGATGCGTTCATTAAAATTCTCAATATTCGCAGTCGGACTTTTTGTGTTCTTCACGATCGCCCACACAACTTCCGCCGCAACTCCCGTGGTCTCTTCATTCACCGCATCGGCAACTTTAGTCAACTCTCATCAGGCAATATTTTTTTCATGGAATATCCAGGAAGGTATCGGCTATTCTTTCGTCATTCCTTGCGTGCAGGGAATGAAATTTAAAAAATCAGGGATTGACGCCCTCCCATGTGATACAAAAATATCTTCCATAAACGCAACCAGCGATACTATTGCCGTGACGGTAGCAAACGTGAGCGGGGGAACACGAAGTTTTACCGCCCGTATTATCCCCAAAGACATTTCAGGGAACGATTACGATGCCGGCAAACAAGATATTACCGTTTCTGTGGCTCAACTCCCCGACCCAATTCTAAGTTTTATAACACCCGTAACAACTACTACATCAGGTGTCCCCACCACGCTTTCATGGTCATCGCAAGACATCGACGGCATTAATTTAATGCTCGAATGCAATAGTAACATTCGCACGTCCTCGCCGAGCTATCCCGCGCTTGGATTCATGTCGTGCGGTACGCCGATTTTTACAAGCGATTTACCAGCTTCGGGTTCTGTACCATTTCAATTTTTTAACAACACGCCATATTCGATTCCCTACACAGTGCGCATTCTCCCGTCGATTGCGCCGGGTATCTATGATGGCACCCATTCACAAAGTGTAACCTTCGACATCGGATCTGACACAATCCCTGATCCGACAACTAATTTGTTTACCGCGTCCGCAATTATAGCGAATTCCGGAGAAGCGATCACATTTTCATGGGGAACAAGCAAGTCCGACGGTGCAAATATCCAGATCGGGTGTGGCGCACAACTGACCGCGCAAGTAATCGCGAGTGGAGCAACCAGCACACTTCCTTGCAATATCCCCGCATTCGGTATACCACTTGCCGCAACAAGCACTGCATCAATTATGTTTACCAACAAAAGCTTCACCACAGAACCCGTTACGATATATCTTTTCCCGCTTCGCAAGGGAGGCGGGTATGATGCGACGCGCGGAAAACAAATCACACTCATGATTCGCACACCACAGGTTGTGCAAGAGACGACCATAACACCACAAACACAAACGGTAACAGAAAACGTAACATCGCAAACTCCATCGACATCGACGAGTGGAAAAAAATACAAATTCACCAAACCACTCTCGCGCGGTTCACGGGGAACAGAAGTAATTGCGCTTCAAGAATTTCTCGCGCGGTTATCCGATATCTACCCCAACGGACAAGCAACTGGTTACTATGGAGCGCTCACCGAACAAGCGATCAAGCGTTTCCAAGTTAAATATAGCGTTGCTTCAAGTGGAGTTGTGGGATATGGATTAGTAGGACCCAAAACCCGCGCAAAACTCAATAGTTTACAATAA
- the msrB gene encoding peptide-methionine (R)-S-oxide reductase MsrB, protein MNTIPQHNEDELKKKLTPEQYHVLREKGTERPFSGNYVHHKEKGVYKCAACGNELFSSDTKFDSGTGWPSFTDPMNKENIILEQDTSLGMNRTEVKCKRCGSHLGHVFSDGPGASGNRYCINSVCLIHEKETKDS, encoded by the coding sequence ATGAATACTATACCTCAACACAATGAAGATGAATTAAAGAAAAAACTCACCCCGGAGCAATATCACGTACTGCGCGAGAAAGGAACAGAGCGACCTTTTTCTGGGAACTATGTGCATCACAAAGAAAAAGGGGTGTATAAATGCGCCGCATGTGGAAATGAATTGTTTTCATCCGACACCAAATTTGATTCCGGAACGGGTTGGCCAAGTTTTACCGACCCGATGAATAAGGAAAATATAATTCTCGAGCAAGATACAAGTCTTGGGATGAATCGCACAGAAGTTAAGTGTAAACGATGTGGCTCGCACTTGGGGCACGTTTTTTCCGATGGACCTGGAGCTTCGGGGAATCGTTACTGCATCAATTCTGTTTGTTTGATTCACGAAAAAGAAACCAAGGATTCTTAG
- a CDS encoding metallopeptidase family protein: protein MTRDIFERLVAEGIQAIPQKFLDKLSNVAIVVEDEPTQEQLKKNHVRQGWTLFGLYEGVPQTARGSSYGWVLPDKITIFQKPIEEAAHSPEEIKEIVKDTVWHEIAHHFGMNEGEVQMRERIRKNNAR from the coding sequence ATGACTCGCGATATATTTGAACGGCTTGTTGCTGAGGGAATACAGGCGATTCCGCAAAAATTTCTCGATAAACTTTCAAATGTGGCGATTGTGGTTGAGGACGAGCCGACACAAGAGCAACTCAAAAAGAATCATGTTCGCCAGGGGTGGACGCTATTTGGTTTATATGAAGGTGTTCCCCAAACCGCACGAGGATCTTCATATGGGTGGGTGTTGCCCGATAAGATAACTATTTTTCAGAAACCTATCGAAGAAGCTGCACATAGCCCGGAAGAAATCAAGGAGATTGTAAAAGATACTGTGTGGCACGAGATCGCGCACCACTTTGGGATGAATGAAGGAGAGGTGCAGATGAGGGAACGTATACGAAAGAATAATGCTCGTTAA
- a CDS encoding peptidoglycan-binding protein, which yields MKIAIRFSALILGFSMLLPALSYAETATSVDAITQLKQKILELQAQILELQKQQQQVTLELLKNLGQGASGDDVKTLQALLAGDSEIYPEGKITGFFGPLTVKALKKFQAKHGIEQVGFAGPKTLKKLNELLKGSTVVVVGDSQNLTASTTCTVLPPGHYIAPGWNKKMSDDHEDDDDGDNDNDKKKNKENKGKEQKFGSIPFSIPCNQLPPGIAKKIGQGTTTPPLPDTIVPTISNVVVGTIIQTGASITWTTSEPTRSKISYGTSTAYTVETGFSSTLSSAFTQVISGLTSSTVYHFKIAAKDAAGNTTSTGDMTFTTASVPPPTDTTAPAISSISVGSIASTTASVTWTTNELARSKVYYSTTTPLSLSSASFIADSSLVTSHTKTLSSLTASTTHYYVIESQDGAGNIATSTENSFTTLP from the coding sequence ATGAAAATAGCAATACGTTTTTCGGCACTCATACTCGGTTTTTCAATGCTTTTGCCCGCATTAAGTTATGCAGAAACTGCGACTTCTGTAGATGCGATTACCCAGCTTAAACAAAAAATTCTTGAGCTTCAAGCGCAGATCCTTGAGCTTCAAAAACAGCAACAACAAGTTACTCTTGAATTGCTTAAAAATCTTGGACAGGGGGCAAGTGGTGATGATGTGAAAACACTCCAGGCGCTCCTTGCGGGAGACTCGGAAATATATCCCGAAGGTAAAATCACGGGGTTTTTTGGTCCACTGACAGTCAAAGCACTCAAAAAGTTCCAAGCAAAACACGGGATTGAACAGGTTGGTTTTGCCGGACCGAAGACTCTTAAAAAACTCAATGAATTACTCAAGGGAAGCACCGTTGTTGTAGTGGGTGATTCGCAAAATCTCACTGCGTCCACAACGTGCACCGTTCTTCCTCCCGGGCACTACATTGCTCCGGGATGGAATAAAAAAATGAGCGATGACCATGAAGACGATGATGACGGCGATAACGATAATGATAAGAAGAAGAATAAAGAAAATAAGGGAAAAGAACAAAAATTTGGTTCAATTCCATTTAGTATACCGTGCAACCAGCTTCCCCCGGGAATTGCCAAGAAAATTGGTCAGGGAACAACAACTCCTCCACTTCCAGATACGATTGTCCCTACCATATCGAATGTAGTCGTCGGAACAATTATCCAAACAGGAGCATCAATCACGTGGACAACTAGTGAGCCGACTCGATCAAAAATTTCCTATGGTACAAGCACGGCGTACACCGTTGAGACAGGATTTAGCTCAACACTATCTTCCGCATTTACCCAAGTAATATCAGGTCTTACGTCTTCTACTGTGTATCACTTCAAAATTGCTGCCAAGGATGCGGCAGGGAATACAACCTCTACGGGAGATATGACATTTACCACAGCAAGTGTTCCACCCCCAACTGACACCACTGCGCCGGCGATTTCATCGATTTCTGTTGGAAGTATTGCGTCAACAACTGCGAGTGTGACATGGACGACCAATGAACTTGCACGAAGCAAGGTCTACTATAGTACTACCACCCCGCTTAGTCTTTCAAGCGCTTCATTTATAGCAGATTCTTCTTTGGTAACAAGCCACACGAAGACACTTTCGAGCCTTACAGCAAGTACAACTCACTACTATGTGATCGAATCCCAAGACGGAGCAGGCAATATCGCGACTTCAACTGAAAATTCTTTCACAACGCTACCCTAA